AATTTTTTTCATCTTTCAATTTTATCTCATTAAACGAATTTAATCCATGCTTCAGGCAGTATTTTTTTAGCCCGTCGAAAATAACTTTTGGAGAATCCGGATCGGAAAACAAAGCTGTGCCCACGGATATCGCGTCTGCTCCGGCCAAAAAAAACTCTACGGCGTCTTTGTAATCAACTATTCCGCCTCCGCCTATTATCGGAAGTGAGGTCAACTTCCGCAGGGAGTAAACCGCGAAAAGAGCGAGCGGTTTTATAGCCGGTCCGCTCAAACCGCCGGTTTTGTTGCCAAGAGCAAACCTCCTTTTGGCGGCGTCAAACACAAGAGCGGGATAGGTATTGACAAAAGAGAACGCGTCAACGCCGATTTTTTCAGCCTCGACAGCTATAGTTTCCCATGCGTCTCCGTGCGGGGACAATTTCAGTATCAAAGGTTTTTCGGTAGCTTTTCTGACGGATTCGACGAGCTTTTGAGCGGAAAGGGGGTCTTTTCCGAAACTAATTCCGCCCTTTTTGACGTTCGGACAGCTTATGTTCACTTCAAAACCAGAGATATTTCCGAACTCCGACAGGGCTTTTATCACTCCCACGTAATCTTCGATTTCCTCGCCAGCTACGTTTATGACTATCTTCGCGGGAAAATTTTCAAGACTCGGCATTATTTCTTTAATAAAAACTTCAAGTCCCGGGTTGGCAAGTCCTATTGAATTTATAAGTCCTTGTGCTGAGAAAGCGAGTCTTGGAGGGGGGTTGCCAGAACGGGGATTGATTGTGACTGCTTTCGTCACCACAGCACCCACAAAAGAAAAATCCGTCAAACCCAGAAGTTCGATTCCGTTCCCTGCTGTTCCAGATGCGAGAAAAACAGGAGGTTTGAAATCTACTCCTTTCAACTTGAAAATCTGTTCGATCAAACCAAATCCTCTAATTTGAAGACAGGTCCATCGGAACAAACTTTTTTGGAGTTTTTAAGAAGGCTTGTTGTGCACCCTGCACATGCTCCTATACCGCAGACCATTAATGCTTCAAGGCAAAAAAAAGCGTTTTCAACTTTTTTGTCTCTGCAGATCTGAACTACTTTTCTCAGCATCGCTTCAGGTCCGCACGCGAAAACCGCTTCACCCTGTTCGTAAAACTTTTCGAAGTAGTCCGTGACGACTCCCTTTTCACCCAAGCTCCCATCCTCCGTTACGACATAGGTCCTATCCGGTGGCAAGCCGTAACCCGGAGACGAATTGACATTTCTCGCGCCGACAAGGTATCTTGTTTTCAAAGAAGTCTTTTCGAACACCGCCAGGGGAGCTGACCCTATTCCTCCACCTAGAGCGAAAATCGCCTTGACATCTTGAACTTTGAAACCGTTTCCGAGTGGGCCAGTCAAATCAGCTTTCTGACCGACTTGCATGTCTGTCAAGGATTTTGTGAAACCGCCTTTTCTCTCGACGAGAAAATCCACACTTTCACCCGAAAATGTGTGAACCGAAAAAGGGTGACGGAATTCGAAACCTTCACTGATTTTCACCATAAAAAAATGACCAGGAATCAGTTCCAAAGAATTTTGAAATTCAAACGAAAGATGCCAGATTCTTTCTGCGACCCTGTCATTCTTCTTGAGTCGTGCTCGTATCCGCATACAAAAGTTTGTTATACGCGTATTGGGAATATTCGGTTGACGGA
This genomic interval from candidate division WOR-3 bacterium contains the following:
- a CDS encoding dihydroorotate dehydrogenase; translation: MIEQIFKLKGVDFKPPVFLASGTAGNGIELLGLTDFSFVGAVVTKAVTINPRSGNPPPRLAFSAQGLINSIGLANPGLEVFIKEIMPSLENFPAKIVINVAGEEIEDYVGVIKALSEFGNISGFEVNISCPNVKKGGISFGKDPLSAQKLVESVRKATEKPLILKLSPHGDAWETIAVEAEKIGVDAFSFVNTYPALVFDAAKRRFALGNKTGGLSGPAIKPLALFAVYSLRKLTSLPIIGGGGIVDYKDAVEFFLAGADAISVGTALFSDPDSPKVIFDGLKKYCLKHGLNSFNEIKLKDEKN
- a CDS encoding dihydroorotate dehydrogenase electron transfer subunit translates to MVKISEGFEFRHPFSVHTFSGESVDFLVERKGGFTKSLTDMQVGQKADLTGPLGNGFKVQDVKAIFALGGGIGSAPLAVFEKTSLKTRYLVGARNVNSSPGYGLPPDRTYVVTEDGSLGEKGVVTDYFEKFYEQGEAVFACGPEAMLRKVVQICRDKKVENAFFCLEALMVCGIGACAGCTTSLLKNSKKVCSDGPVFKLEDLV